From the genome of Kaistella daneshvariae, one region includes:
- a CDS encoding CoA transferase subunit B has product MLTKEQIAQRISKEVKDGYYVNLGIGIPTLVANFVSHDLSVEFQSENGVLGMGPFPFEGEEDPDLINAGKQTITTLPGASFFDSAFSFGMIRSQKVDLTILGAMEVAENGDIANWKIPGKMVKGMGGAMDLVASAENIIVAMMHVNRANESKILKKCTLPLTGVGCVKKVVTEMAVLEVTPNGFKLLERAPGVSVEEIINATEADLIIEGEIPEMQF; this is encoded by the coding sequence ATGCTCACAAAAGAACAGATTGCGCAAAGAATTTCCAAAGAAGTGAAAGATGGATATTACGTAAACCTCGGCATCGGCATTCCGACCTTGGTGGCAAACTTCGTGTCTCACGACCTTTCCGTAGAATTTCAAAGTGAAAATGGCGTGCTTGGCATGGGACCTTTTCCGTTTGAAGGCGAAGAAGATCCGGATTTGATTAATGCCGGAAAACAGACCATCACCACGCTTCCAGGAGCTTCGTTTTTCGATTCCGCTTTCAGTTTCGGGATGATCAGAAGTCAAAAAGTGGACTTGACCATTTTAGGTGCAATGGAAGTCGCAGAAAACGGAGACATTGCCAACTGGAAAATTCCGGGGAAAATGGTGAAAGGCATGGGAGGCGCGATGGATTTGGTGGCTTCGGCAGAAAATATTATCGTTGCCATGATGCACGTAAACAGAGCCAATGAAAGTAAAATTCTGAAAAAATGTACTTTGCCGCTGACCGGCGTCGGCTGTGTGAAAAAAGTGGTGACGGAAATGGCGGTTTTAGAAGTCACACCAAACGGTTTTAAATTGCTTGAAAGAGCGCCCGGCGTTTCCGTAGAGGAAATCATCAACGCTACAGAAGCTGATTTGATTATCGAAGGTGAGATTCCCGAAATGCAGTTTTAA
- a CDS encoding SDR family NAD(P)-dependent oxidoreductase, with translation MPSGSTSGIGLGIAEAFAKNGDNIIFNGLEENGPEIAAEAAKKFGVKTAFKNSNLMTPEGVQELVDFAFEELGSVEVLVNNAGIQYVSKIEDFPLEKYQQIIALNMNAVFYASRAVFKHMKDQKFGRIINISSVHGIRASEFKSAYVTAKHGVIALTKVLAGRCRI, from the coding sequence ATTCCATCGGGAAGTACGAGTGGCATCGGCCTCGGCATTGCAGAAGCATTTGCGAAAAATGGGGATAACATCATCTTCAATGGTTTGGAAGAAAATGGGCCGGAAATTGCCGCTGAAGCAGCCAAAAAATTTGGGGTGAAAACCGCTTTTAAGAATTCAAACTTAATGACGCCCGAAGGTGTTCAGGAACTCGTTGATTTCGCTTTTGAGGAGCTTGGATCAGTGGAGGTTCTGGTGAACAATGCGGGCATTCAGTACGTTTCAAAAATTGAAGATTTCCCGCTTGAAAAATATCAGCAGATTATTGCATTGAATATGAATGCCGTATTTTATGCGTCGCGCGCGGTTTTCAAACACATGAAAGACCAAAAGTTTGGTAGAATTATCAATATCTCTTCTGTTCACGGTATCCGTGCCTCAGAATTTAAGTCGGCATATGTCACCGCAAAACACGGAGTTATTGCCCTTACGAAAGTTTTGGCTGGAAGGTGCAGAATTTAA
- a CDS encoding cupin domain-containing protein, which produces MAKYKIQKSPFVVPTTDGKLIEEIWGNSTGNSGISIAHMVAPPNWSEPFQTPEFDEFTYIIKGKKQFEIDGETVILESGQSILIEKGARVRYSNPFENPCDYIAICLPAFSMELVNREE; this is translated from the coding sequence ATGGCAAAATATAAAATCCAAAAATCACCTTTCGTCGTTCCAACAACCGACGGAAAACTCATCGAAGAGATTTGGGGCAATTCAACCGGAAATTCCGGAATTTCCATCGCGCACATGGTGGCGCCGCCGAATTGGAGCGAACCTTTTCAAACTCCTGAATTCGATGAATTTACTTATATCATCAAAGGTAAAAAACAATTTGAAATCGATGGCGAAACCGTGATTTTAGAAAGCGGCCAAAGCATTTTAATCGAAAAAGGCGCGCGTGTTCGTTACAGCAATCCGTTCGAAAATCCGTGCGATTATATAGCGATTTGTCTGCCGGCTTTTTCGATGGAGTTGGTGAACCGGGAAGAATAA
- the crcB gene encoding fluoride efflux transporter CrcB: MRNIFYIFIGGGLGSVLRFLISNYTQKLWSVNSFPMGTFVVNIVGCFLIGILSSYFLKVDNYLKFLLITGFCGGFTTFSTFSAENYSLWQNGNFSVLIFYILASVLVGLAAVFLGFQVAKN, translated from the coding sequence ATGAGAAACATTTTTTACATCTTCATCGGTGGTGGATTAGGAAGCGTTTTGCGCTTCCTAATTTCGAATTATACCCAAAAACTGTGGAGTGTAAATTCTTTCCCGATGGGGACTTTCGTGGTGAATATCGTGGGTTGTTTCTTAATCGGAATTTTGAGTTCATACTTTTTAAAGGTTGATAATTATTTAAAATTTCTTTTAATCACCGGCTTTTGCGGCGGATTTACCACATTTTCAACATTTTCCGCAGAAAATTATTCGCTTTGGCAAAACGGCAATTTTTCGGTGCTTATTTTCTATATTTTAGCCAGCGTACTCGTGGGTTTGGCAGCGGTTTTTCTCGGTTTTCAGGTGGCTAAAAATTAA
- a CDS encoding Na+/H+ antiporter NhaC family protein: MKNASFISILPLLVFVACFLGFGIYNNDFYAFPSPIAAMVGIAAAFIIFKGKIHDKTDIFLKGCGDGKILTMCIIYLLAGAFSTVSKASGSVDAIVNLGLTYLSPQYFPAGVFLVACFLSFASGTSVGSIVTLAPIVIDLAEKSNSPLGLIGAALLAGSMFGDNLSIISDTTIAATQSLGCEMKDKFRENFKIAIPAAVLSLIILLVIGLNSETQASAFQPSGEINVLLIVPYLFVIVMAVVGVNVFVTLFAGTIFAGIMGIFLGSFDVMGFSKLAYEGFTSMTEIFYLSLLTGGLAALVEHYGGINFLLNKISKIISSKKTALLGIGGLVSAANLCVANNTISILISGKIAKEITDKYELSPKASASVLDIFSCYIQGLIPYGAQILILISLSKFQIHYSDLVLNAFYLHILLIFTIVYIVFFKKNSLKGNSALQATNN; the protein is encoded by the coding sequence ATGAAAAACGCTTCTTTTATTTCTATTTTGCCACTGCTTGTCTTTGTGGCCTGTTTCCTCGGTTTCGGAATTTATAATAACGATTTTTACGCTTTCCCCTCGCCTATTGCAGCGATGGTGGGCATTGCGGCGGCGTTTATCATTTTTAAAGGAAAAATTCACGATAAAACCGATATTTTTCTAAAAGGTTGTGGCGACGGGAAAATCCTCACCATGTGCATTATTTACCTTTTGGCGGGCGCTTTTTCAACCGTTTCAAAAGCTTCGGGAAGCGTTGATGCCATCGTAAATCTTGGCCTTACCTACCTCTCACCGCAATATTTTCCGGCCGGTGTTTTTCTTGTCGCATGTTTTCTATCTTTTGCTTCGGGAACTTCGGTTGGCTCAATCGTCACGCTGGCGCCAATTGTTATCGACTTGGCGGAAAAAAGCAATTCACCTTTAGGTTTAATCGGCGCGGCGCTGCTGGCAGGCTCGATGTTTGGCGATAACCTTTCCATTATTTCCGATACGACGATTGCCGCGACGCAAAGTCTGGGCTGTGAAATGAAAGATAAATTCCGCGAAAATTTTAAAATAGCAATTCCTGCAGCGGTTTTGAGCTTAATAATTTTACTCGTCATCGGTTTAAATTCCGAAACTCAAGCGTCGGCTTTTCAACCAAGCGGCGAAATCAATGTCTTGCTGATTGTACCTTATTTATTTGTAATCGTTATGGCAGTGGTTGGCGTCAACGTTTTCGTCACTTTGTTCGCGGGGACAATTTTCGCCGGTATTATGGGCATTTTTTTAGGAAGCTTCGATGTGATGGGTTTTTCAAAACTCGCTTATGAAGGTTTCACCAGCATGACCGAAATCTTCTATCTTTCGCTGCTTACGGGCGGTCTGGCGGCTTTGGTGGAACATTACGGCGGCATTAATTTCCTTCTGAATAAAATCAGCAAGATTATTTCTTCGAAGAAAACCGCGCTGCTCGGCATCGGCGGTTTGGTGAGCGCCGCAAATCTTTGTGTCGCCAACAACACGATTTCGATTTTGATTTCGGGAAAAATTGCCAAAGAAATTACCGATAAATATGAACTTTCACCGAAAGCTTCAGCGTCGGTTCTGGATATTTTTTCGTGCTATATCCAGGGTTTAATTCCGTACGGCGCGCAAATTTTAATATTGATTTCTTTAAGCAAATTCCAAATCCATTATTCCGACTTGGTTTTAAATGCTTTCTATCTCCATATTTTACTGATTTTCACCATTGTATATATTGTATTTTTCAAGAAAAACAGCTTAAAAGGAAATTCAGCATTACAAGCAACTAACAATTAA
- the trxB gene encoding thioredoxin-disulfide reductase, with the protein MEENILDCVIVGSGPSGFTAAIYAARADLKPQLYTGLEPGGQLTTTTEVDNFPGYADGVTGPQMMMDLQKQAERFDTKVIYEMITKAEFSTEVGGVHKLWAGNKEILARTVIISTGATAKYLGLDDEKKYSGGGVSACATCDGFFYKGKDVIVVGAGDTAAEEATYLAKLTNKVTLLVRKDHFRASKAMIHRVSNTPNIEVKFNHELIGIQGENNLVERGVVINNLTQEKSTIDVHGIFIAIGHKPNTEIFAGQINLDENGYINTIPGTTLTNLPGVFAAGDVQDSHYRQAITAAGSGCMAAMDAEKYLAGLE; encoded by the coding sequence ATGGAAGAAAATATTTTAGATTGCGTAATTGTGGGTTCCGGACCATCCGGTTTTACCGCGGCAATTTACGCTGCACGCGCAGATTTAAAACCTCAGTTATACACCGGTCTAGAACCCGGCGGCCAGCTTACTACAACCACCGAAGTGGATAATTTCCCGGGTTATGCCGATGGAGTTACCGGTCCGCAAATGATGATGGATCTGCAAAAACAGGCGGAAAGATTCGATACCAAAGTTATCTACGAAATGATCACCAAAGCTGAATTTTCCACGGAAGTTGGCGGCGTACACAAACTTTGGGCAGGAAACAAGGAGATTTTAGCGCGCACTGTAATTATCTCGACCGGCGCAACGGCAAAATATTTGGGTTTAGATGACGAGAAAAAATATTCCGGCGGCGGAGTTTCTGCCTGTGCAACCTGCGACGGATTTTTCTACAAAGGTAAAGATGTCATCGTAGTTGGTGCCGGCGATACCGCAGCGGAAGAAGCGACTTACCTCGCAAAATTGACCAATAAAGTAACGCTTCTGGTTCGTAAAGACCATTTCCGCGCTTCAAAAGCGATGATTCACCGGGTGAGCAACACCCCAAATATCGAAGTTAAATTCAACCACGAACTCATCGGAATTCAGGGTGAAAATAATTTGGTAGAAAGGGGAGTGGTGATCAACAATCTTACCCAGGAAAAATCGACGATCGATGTACATGGGATTTTTATCGCTATCGGCCACAAACCCAACACAGAAATTTTCGCCGGGCAAATCAACCTCGATGAAAATGGTTACATCAATACCATTCCGGGCACTACTTTAACCAATCTTCCGGGCGTTTTTGCGGCGGGCGATGTGCAGGACAGTCATTACCGTCAGGCGATTACAGCGGCCGGAAGCGGCTGTATGGCGGCGATGGATGCTGAGAAATATTTAGCCGGTCTGGAATAA
- a CDS encoding sodium:solute symporter family transporter encodes MSVKANTMSQWIGTRFSNKYYQFFFAVVAMLLISFVVLINVGLTQVIAKSLEADPFYVLLGITVFVFGYLMFGGANSMVYTNTNQALIMLIVALMMIFPGVDLFEGGLSGFATKLNSIGKYEWHRPRHCRSICEKWG; translated from the coding sequence ATGTCCGTGAAGGCCAACACGATGTCTCAATGGATTGGCACACGTTTTAGTAATAAATATTACCAGTTTTTCTTTGCGGTGGTTGCCATGCTTCTCATCTCTTTTGTCGTGCTCATCAATGTCGGATTAACGCAGGTTATCGCCAAATCGCTGGAAGCAGACCCTTTTTATGTGCTGTTGGGCATTACCGTTTTTGTTTTCGGCTACTTGATGTTTGGCGGCGCAAATTCTATGGTTTACACCAATACCAATCAGGCCCTTATTATGCTTATTGTCGCTTTAATGATGATTTTTCCCGGTGTTGATCTTTTTGAAGGCGGCCTCAGCGGATTTGCAACAAAGCTGAATTCCATCGGGAAGTACGAGTGGCATCGGCCTCGGCATTGCAGAAGCATTTGCGAAAAATGGGGATAA
- the holA gene encoding DNA polymerase III subunit delta: MKELDLILKNIKNKELLPIYFLHGEEPFFIDVALKAFENEVLSEDEKAFNQTVVYGKDTTFSEVLSLARQFPMMGDKQVIILKEAQEIKLTENEAAALKLYSENPVESTLLVIGYKYKKVDSRKAFTKVLSKKKMLFLSEKIKDYHIPNWIETELRSLNLKSKPNIPTLLSQYLGTDLSRISNELQKLKMILKNGEILDEKTIETHIGISKDFNIFELIKSLGKKDAVQSYKIAHFLGKSAKQNPFPMMMGNLYNFFSNLIIFHTMKGETPQNQAAAMGINPYFIKDFGEAARFYNLKSATRIISVLREMDLKSKGLGAVNMTEGELLKELVYKVLHVDQYKVKT; encoded by the coding sequence ATGAAAGAATTAGATTTAATCCTCAAAAATATCAAAAATAAAGAGCTTTTGCCGATTTATTTTTTACATGGCGAAGAACCGTTTTTCATAGATGTTGCCCTGAAAGCGTTCGAAAATGAAGTGCTTTCCGAAGACGAAAAAGCTTTTAACCAAACCGTTGTCTACGGCAAAGACACTACTTTCAGTGAGGTGCTTTCTCTGGCGCGCCAATTCCCAATGATGGGCGACAAACAGGTAATTATTTTAAAGGAAGCACAGGAAATAAAACTCACCGAAAACGAAGCCGCCGCCTTAAAATTATACAGCGAAAATCCCGTAGAATCCACACTTTTGGTGATAGGTTACAAATACAAAAAGGTGGATTCGCGCAAAGCTTTTACGAAAGTGCTGAGCAAGAAAAAAATGCTGTTTTTAAGCGAAAAAATTAAAGATTACCATATCCCGAACTGGATTGAAACGGAGTTGCGCTCTTTAAATCTGAAGTCAAAACCCAATATCCCGACTTTGCTTTCGCAATATTTGGGTACTGATCTTTCGCGGATTTCCAACGAGCTTCAGAAGCTGAAAATGATTTTGAAAAATGGTGAAATTCTGGACGAAAAAACCATCGAAACGCACATCGGCATCAGCAAGGATTTTAATATTTTCGAGCTCATCAAATCTTTAGGCAAAAAAGATGCGGTACAATCGTATAAAATCGCGCATTTTCTGGGGAAATCGGCGAAACAAAATCCCTTTCCTATGATGATGGGAAATCTGTATAATTTCTTTTCCAACCTCATTATTTTTCACACGATGAAAGGCGAAACGCCGCAAAATCAAGCCGCTGCGATGGGAATAAATCCGTATTTCATCAAGGATTTTGGCGAAGCTGCACGGTTTTACAACCTGAAAAGCGCCACGCGAATTATTTCGGTTTTGCGCGAAATGGATTTGAAAAGCAAAGGCTTGGGCGCTGTAAACATGACGGAAGGTGAGTTGCTGAAAGAGCTTGTTTACAAAGTTCTGCACGTCGATCAATACAAGGTGAAAACGTAA
- a CDS encoding ABC transporter ATP-binding protein produces MKTLLKYLKPHTWLLILSLFLATVNQVFSLFGPAITGNILDQLVTHPNFFDKEKLLPRNLNDYLYGTDIYHGVFYFLGLLIGTAMVSRIAKAFQDYVVNVITQKFGANIFTDGLQHSMALPFQEFEDQRSGETLSILTKVREDSVKFITNFINIFFGILVSIIFVSIYAIQLHWSIMPVYVVGIFIISFITNLLSKRIKNIQKTIVAETNTLAGSTTESLRNIEIVKSLGLTKQEVKRLNSNTYKILGLELRKVKSIRSLSFIQGTMVNFLQQMITFTLLYLIFKNIVTPGQYLSLMFYGFFIFGPMQEIGNIIISYREAQASLHNFDTLMKKPAEEKPQSPKQIGAIEKLRFEKVSFQHQSAAYKALNDISFEVKNGETIAFVGPSGAGKSTLVKLLVGLYRPKEGAIYYNNINGNEFDFDELRNQIGFVTQDTQLFAGTIKENLLFVNPDATEEDLNLALKKSSATGLIQRAENGINTVIGEGGLKLSGGEKQRIAIARALLRKPYLLIFDEATSALDSITEEEITSTIREISEEKEQITVLIAHRLSTIMHADRIYVLERGKVIETGSHEYLLNLKGLYYAMWRQQIGERKVVEIAK; encoded by the coding sequence ATGAAAACACTTTTAAAATACTTAAAACCGCATACATGGTTGCTCATTTTATCCTTATTTCTGGCGACCGTGAACCAGGTTTTTTCTTTGTTTGGTCCGGCGATTACAGGAAATATTCTGGATCAGCTCGTAACGCACCCGAATTTTTTCGATAAAGAAAAGCTGCTGCCGAGAAATTTGAATGATTATTTATACGGAACGGATATTTATCATGGTGTCTTTTATTTTCTGGGTTTGCTTATCGGAACCGCGATGGTGAGTCGAATCGCGAAAGCCTTTCAGGATTATGTGGTGAATGTCATTACACAGAAATTTGGTGCTAATATTTTCACGGATGGTTTACAGCACTCGATGGCGTTGCCTTTTCAGGAATTTGAAGATCAGCGAAGTGGAGAAACTTTGTCAATTTTAACGAAAGTCCGCGAAGACTCGGTGAAATTTATCACCAACTTCATTAACATATTTTTCGGGATTTTGGTGAGTATTATTTTCGTTTCCATTTACGCGATCCAGCTGCACTGGTCGATTATGCCGGTTTATGTGGTGGGAATTTTCATCATTTCGTTCATCACCAATTTATTGAGTAAAAGGATTAAAAACATCCAAAAAACCATCGTGGCGGAAACCAATACTTTGGCGGGAAGCACCACAGAAAGTCTGCGGAATATTGAAATCGTAAAAAGTCTGGGACTTACAAAACAGGAAGTGAAACGCCTGAACAGCAATACGTACAAGATTTTAGGTTTGGAACTTCGAAAAGTGAAAAGCATCCGCTCGCTGAGTTTTATTCAGGGCACGATGGTGAATTTTCTGCAGCAGATGATCACATTTACACTGCTGTATTTGATTTTTAAAAATATCGTGACGCCAGGGCAATATTTATCACTGATGTTTTATGGATTTTTTATTTTCGGACCCATGCAGGAAATTGGGAATATTATAATCTCATATCGTGAAGCTCAGGCTTCGCTTCATAATTTTGATACTTTGATGAAAAAACCTGCGGAAGAAAAACCACAAAGTCCAAAACAGATTGGTGCCATTGAAAAACTCAGGTTTGAAAAAGTATCTTTTCAACATCAATCGGCGGCTTATAAGGCACTGAATGATATTTCTTTTGAGGTGAAAAACGGAGAAACCATCGCTTTTGTGGGACCGAGCGGCGCCGGAAAAAGCACTTTGGTGAAATTGCTGGTCGGACTGTACCGCCCCAAAGAAGGCGCGATTTATTACAACAATATCAATGGAAATGAATTTGATTTTGATGAACTTCGGAACCAAATCGGTTTTGTAACTCAAGATACGCAGCTTTTTGCCGGCACAATTAAAGAAAATCTCTTGTTTGTAAATCCCGATGCGACGGAAGAAGATTTAAATTTGGCGCTGAAAAAATCAAGCGCTACAGGATTAATTCAACGTGCGGAAAACGGTATTAACACGGTGATTGGCGAAGGTGGTTTAAAGTTAAGCGGTGGAGAAAAGCAGCGGATTGCCATTGCGCGCGCTTTGTTGCGAAAACCATATTTGTTGATTTTCGATGAAGCAACTTCTGCTTTGGACAGTATTACGGAAGAAGAAATCACCTCGACAATCCGGGAAATTTCGGAAGAGAAAGAACAAATAACAGTTTTGATCGCGCACCGCCTGAGCACGATAATGCATGCTGACCGCATTTATGTTTTGGAAAGAGGGAAGGTCATTGAAACCGGCTCACATGAATATTTGTTAAATTTGAAAGGCTTGTATTACGCCATGTGGAGACAACAGATTGGGGAAAGGAAAGTTGTGGAAATCGCAAAGTAG
- a CDS encoding putative quinol monooxygenase, producing the protein MKKLGLLVRLEAKAGKEKSVEEFITSALTLANEEAGTITWYAFRIDASTFGIFDTFSDEEGRKAHLGGKIAKALMENAAELLAAAPKIEPIDILAAK; encoded by the coding sequence ATGAAAAAATTAGGATTATTAGTTCGACTAGAAGCAAAAGCAGGAAAAGAAAAAAGTGTTGAAGAGTTTATTACAAGTGCATTGACACTTGCTAATGAAGAAGCGGGTACTATTACGTGGTATGCGTTCCGTATTGACGCTTCTACATTTGGCATTTTTGACACTTTTTCAGATGAAGAAGGTAGAAAAGCACATCTTGGTGGTAAGATTGCAAAGGCGTTAATGGAAAACGCTGCCGAGTTACTTGCTGCAGCACCCAAAATTGAGCCAATAGATATTTTGGCAGCGAAATAA
- a CDS encoding CoA transferase subunit A yields the protein MIDKRVKNVQEAIAGISDGMTVIVGGFGLCGIPENSINALANSNVTDLTCISNNAGVDDFGLGLLLQKKQIKKMIASYVGENAEFERQMLSGELEVELTPQGTLAEKCRAAQHGIPAFYTPAGYGTEVAEGKETKDFDGKMHILEHAFKADYSIVKAWKGDHAGNLIFKGTARNFNAPMAGAGKITIAEVEELVEPGELDPNEIHIPGIMVQRIFQGEKFEKRIEQRTVRTRV from the coding sequence ATGATCGATAAAAGAGTAAAAAATGTGCAGGAAGCCATTGCCGGCATCAGCGATGGAATGACGGTAATTGTAGGCGGCTTTGGCCTCTGCGGAATTCCGGAAAATTCCATCAACGCTTTGGCGAACAGTAATGTTACAGATTTGACGTGCATTTCCAATAATGCCGGGGTTGATGATTTTGGTTTGGGTTTGCTTTTGCAAAAAAAACAAATCAAGAAAATGATCGCCTCCTATGTCGGCGAAAATGCAGAATTTGAGCGCCAAATGCTTTCAGGTGAACTTGAGGTGGAACTTACGCCACAGGGAACTTTAGCGGAAAAATGCCGCGCAGCACAACACGGGATTCCGGCTTTTTACACGCCCGCAGGTTACGGCACTGAAGTCGCGGAAGGCAAAGAAACCAAAGATTTCGACGGTAAAATGCATATTTTAGAACACGCTTTCAAAGCCGATTATTCAATTGTAAAAGCCTGGAAAGGCGATCACGCCGGAAATCTGATTTTTAAAGGAACTGCGCGCAACTTCAATGCACCAATGGCAGGCGCAGGCAAAATCACCATTGCTGAGGTGGAAGAATTGGTAGAACCGGGTGAACTCGATCCGAACGAAATTCACATTCCGGGAATTATGGTTCAGAGAATTTTCCAGGGCGAAAAATTCGAAAAAAGAATTGAGCAGCGCACCGTAAGAACAAGAGTTTAA
- a CDS encoding Rossmann-fold NAD(P)-binding domain-containing protein, protein MKTPLVESQIKDQAENHEMSEDEVVQKVMLKKQAVKSFIPIEKLGEIAVFLSAENATTVSGSVFTLDGGWSAQ, encoded by the coding sequence GTGAAAACACCACTGGTGGAAAGTCAGATTAAAGATCAGGCAGAAAATCACGAAATGAGTGAAGATGAGGTGGTGCAAAAAGTGATGCTTAAAAAGCAGGCGGTAAAAAGTTTCATCCCCATTGAGAAATTAGGAGAAATTGCTGTATTTTTATCAGCAGAAAACGCCACAACAGTTTCGGGATCGGTTTTTACCCTGGACGGAGGCTGGAGTGCGCAGTAA
- a CDS encoding type I restriction enzyme HsdR N-terminal domain-containing protein, whose product MDLPKLSFENTFDFEIKRDKDKFFIYDLARKSWLLLTPEEWVRQHWLHYFHLVKGRNLSSLILEKKLVLNGTTKRIDLLVTEKTVAKILVECKAPHIKLTEKTFEQTARYNSIIGAEEIILSNGIQHIFAKFADNHYQFSPATF is encoded by the coding sequence ATGGACCTGCCGAAACTGAGTTTTGAAAACACCTTTGACTTTGAAATCAAGAGAGACAAAGATAAGTTTTTTATTTATGATTTGGCGCGCAAATCCTGGCTTCTGCTCACGCCGGAAGAATGGGTACGACAACATTGGCTGCATTATTTTCACCTTGTTAAAGGCCGAAATTTGTCCTCATTAATCCTGGAAAAAAAGCTGGTTTTAAACGGTACTACGAAAAGAATTGATTTGCTTGTCACGGAAAAGACGGTTGCCAAAATTTTGGTGGAATGCAAAGCGCCACATATTAAGTTAACCGAAAAAACCTTCGAGCAAACTGCGCGCTACAACTCCATCATCGGGGCAGAAGAAATTATTTTAAGCAACGGCATTCAACATATTTTTGCGAAATTTGCCGATAATCACTACCAATTTTCACCTGCAACTTTTTAA
- a CDS encoding dienelactone hydrolase family protein, translating into MIRLLLLAGLFMISGKMNSQDLKKVAYKDGSQKLSGLVTSNAGKKLPGVLILPAWKGIDDEAKMAAAELEKQGYIAFIADIYGEGNIPTDNASAAKTAGFYKQNYEAYQKRISLALEELKKSGADPAKIAVIGYCFGGSGALEAARGNLPVVGAISIHGGIGKDKIRKNGPITAKILVEHPAEDESVSAEDYAQLVQELRDGKADWQIITYANSKHTFTNPASADYNPVMAKRAWEHTLMFLKEILK; encoded by the coding sequence ATGATACGATTACTTTTATTAGCAGGATTATTTATGATTTCAGGAAAAATGAACAGCCAGGATTTGAAGAAAGTTGCCTACAAAGACGGCTCACAAAAATTAAGCGGTTTGGTAACTTCAAACGCCGGTAAGAAACTTCCCGGTGTCTTGATTTTACCCGCCTGGAAAGGTATTGACGACGAAGCAAAAATGGCTGCGGCCGAGCTGGAAAAACAAGGTTACATCGCCTTTATCGCAGATATTTACGGTGAAGGAAATATCCCGACAGATAACGCTTCAGCAGCGAAAACCGCCGGCTTCTACAAGCAAAACTACGAGGCCTACCAAAAAAGAATTTCGCTCGCTTTGGAAGAATTGAAAAAAAGCGGCGCTGACCCGGCAAAAATTGCGGTAATCGGTTATTGCTTTGGTGGTAGCGGTGCGTTGGAAGCCGCTCGCGGAAATTTACCTGTTGTTGGTGCGATCTCCATTCACGGTGGAATCGGGAAAGATAAAATCAGAAAAAATGGACCTATAACGGCTAAAATTTTGGTAGAACATCCGGCTGAAGACGAAAGTGTTTCCGCGGAAGATTATGCACAACTCGTGCAGGAACTACGCGATGGAAAAGCGGATTGGCAAATCATCACTTACGCGAATTCCAAACACACTTTTACGAATCCGGCGTCTGCAGATTATAATCCCGTGATGGCAAAAAGAGCCTGGGAACACACTTTGATGTTTTTAAAAGAAATTTTAAAATAG
- a CDS encoding type II toxin-antitoxin system RelE/ParE family toxin, with the protein MARFKLTNKAVDDLENIWNYTNEQWSEKQADKYYTELIDACEFITDNPNVARKYEEVGEEIFGFLFNKHLLFFQKINAEEILIVRILHASMDIKNRISK; encoded by the coding sequence ATGGCTCGCTTTAAATTGACCAACAAAGCGGTTGATGATCTCGAAAATATTTGGAACTATACGAATGAGCAGTGGTCGGAGAAGCAGGCTGATAAATATTATACTGAACTAATAGACGCGTGCGAATTTATTACTGACAATCCAAATGTTGCTAGAAAATATGAAGAGGTTGGCGAGGAAATTTTTGGATTTTTATTCAATAAGCACCTGCTTTTTTTCCAGAAAATTAACGCTGAGGAAATTTTAATTGTAAGAATTCTGCACGCTTCTATGGATATCAAAAACAGAATTTCAAAATGA